From Phalacrocorax carbo chromosome 8, bPhaCar2.1, whole genome shotgun sequence, a single genomic window includes:
- the SKP1 gene encoding S-phase kinase-associated protein 1 yields MPSIKLQSSDGEIFEVDVEIAKQSVTIKTMLEDLGMDDEGDDDPVPLPNVNAAILKKVIQWCTHHKDDPPPPEDDENKEKRTDDIPVWDQEFLKVDQGTLFELILAANYLDIKGLLDVTCKTVANMIKGKTPEEIRKTFNIKNDFTEEEEAQVRKENQWCEEK; encoded by the exons ATGCCTTCAATTAAACTGCAGAGTTCGGATGGAGAAATCTTTGAAGTTGATGTTGAAATTGCAAAACAGTCTGTAACTATAAAGACTATGCTGGAAG aTTTGGGAATGGATGATGAAGGTGATGATGACCCAGTCCCTCTTCCAAATGTTAATGCAGCTATCTTAAAAAAG GTGATTCAGTGGTGCACCCATCACAAGGATGACCCACCTCCTCCTGAGGATGatgagaacaaagaaaaaagaacagatgaCATCCCTGTGTGGGATCAAGAATTCCTGAAAGTAGACCAAGGAACGCTTTTTGAACTTATCCTG GCTGCGAATTACTTGGACATCAAAGGTTTGCTTGATGTCACATGCAAGACAGTTGCCAACATGATCAAGGGGAAAACTCCAGAAGAAATTCGCAAGACATTCAATATTAAGAATGACTTcactgaggaggaagaagcacaG gTACGTAAAGAGAACCAGTGGTGTGAAGAGAAGTGA
- the PPP2CA gene encoding serine/threonine-protein phosphatase 2A catalytic subunit alpha isoform, which produces MEEKVFTKELDQWVEQLNECKQLSEGQVKSLCEKAKEILTKESNVQEVRCPVTVCGDVHGQFHDLMELFRIGGKSPDTNYLFMGDYVDRGYYSVETVTLLVALKVRYRERITILRGNHESRQITQVYGFYDECLRKYGNANVWKYFTDLFDYLPLTALVDGQIFCLHGGLSPSIDTLDHIRALDRLQEVPHEGPMCDLLWSDPDDRGGWGISPRGAGYTFGQDISETFNHANGLTLVSRAHQLVMEGYNWCHDRNVVTIFSAPNYCYRCGNQAAIMELDDTLKYSFLQFDPAPRRGEPHVTRRTPDYFL; this is translated from the exons ATGGAGGAGAAGGTCTTCACCAAGGAGCTCGACCAGTGGGTGGAGCAGCTCAACGAGTGCAAGCAGCTCTCTGAGGGGCAGGTGAAGAGCCTCTGCGAGAAg gcTAAAGAAATTTTGACAAAAGAATCTAACGTACAAGAAGTGCGATGTCCAGTCACAGTCTGTGGAGATGTCCACGGACAATTTCACGACCTCATGGAACTTTTCAGAATTGGAGGCAAATCACCAGACACAAACTATTTGTTTATGGGGGACTATGTTGACAGAGGCTATTATTCAGTCGAAACAGTCACATTGCTTGTAGCTCTTaag GTCCGTTACCGTGAACGTATCACAATTCTTCGAGGGAACCATGAAAGCAGGCAAATCACACAAGTATATGGTTTCTATGATGAATGTTTAAGAAAATATGGAAATGCAAATGTTTGGAAATACTTTACAGACCTTTTTGATTACCTGCCTCTAACTGCCTTGGTGGATGGCCAG ATTTTCTGTCTACATGGTGGCCTCTCTCCATCGATAGATACGCTGGATCACATCAGAGCACTTGATCGCTTGCAGGAAGTTCCCCATGAG GGTCCAATGTGTGACTTGCTATGGTCAGATCCAGATGATCGTGGTGGCTGGGGAATTTCTCCTCGAGGTGCAGGTTATACATTTGGACAGGATATTTCAGAAACCTTTAACCATGCTAATGGCCTTACGTTGGTTTCAAGAGCTCATCAGTTGGTAATGGAG gGTTATAACTGGTGCCATGATCGGAACGTAGTAACAATTTTCAGTGCTCCAAATTATTGTTACCGTTGTGGCAACCAGGCTGCAATTATGGAACTTGATGATACTCTAAAATACTCCTT TTTGCAGTTTGATCCAGCACCACGTAGAGGTGAACCGCATGTTACTCGTCGCACCCCAGACTACTTCCTGTAA